One genomic window of Glycine max cultivar Williams 82 chromosome 16, Glycine_max_v4.0, whole genome shotgun sequence includes the following:
- the LOC100795233 gene encoding TMV resistance protein N isoform X3 has protein sequence METENSHKPLFKILMAVRSFSYDVFLSFRGEDTRYCFTGNLYNVLRERGIHTFIDDDELQKGDQITSALQEAIEKSKIFIIVLSENYASSSFCLNELTHILNFTKGKNDLLVLPVFYIVDPSDVRHHRGSFGEALANHEKKLNSTNMENLETWKIALHQVSNISGYHFQHDGDKYEYKFIKEIVELVSNKFNRDLLHVSDALVGLESPVLEVKSLMDVGSDDVVQMVGIHGLGGVGKTTLAVAVYNSIADHFEASCFLENVRETSNKKGLQHLQSILLSKTVGEKKIKLTNWREGIHIIKRKLKEKKVLLILDDVDEQKQLQAIIGSPDWFGGGSRVIITTRDEHLLALHNVKITYKVRELNEKHALQLLSQKAFELEKEVDPSYHDILNRAVAYASGLPLALEVIGSNLFEKSIEEWESALNGYERIPDKSIYMILKVSYDALNEDEKSIFLDIACCFKDYELGELQDILYAHYGRCMKYHIGVLVKKSLINIHWWGKLMRLHDLIEDMGKEIVRRESPTEPGKRSRLWSHEDINQVLHENKRLVNLTSLILDECDSLTEIPDVSCLSKLEKLSFARCRNLFTIHHSVGLLEKLKILDAEGCRELKSFPPLKLTSLERFELSYCVSLESFPEILGKMENITELGLIDCPITKLPPSFRNLTRLQVLYLGQETYRLRGFDAATFISNICMMPELFRVEAAQLQWRLPDDVLKLTSVACSSIQFLCFANCDLGDELLPLIFSCFVNVINLDLSWSKFTVIPECIKECRFLTILTLDFCNHLQEFRGIPPNLKKFSAIGCPALTSSSISMLLNQELHEAGDTNFSLPRVEIPEWFECQSRGPSIFFWFRNEFPAIAVCVVNSDFKKFSSYLVPSVIINGHEYKHKPLCSYFFDGKPCTVVFRLQMKDNLHETLLEKEWNRAEIVCEDSCDEYGIHVWKQQSSMGDIRFTDPFRKRNICSSEVAVGEKTKISRQ, from the exons ATGGAGACCGAAAACTCACACAAACCTTTATTCAAAATTCTGATGGCTGTGCGATCATTCTCTTACGATGTGTTCCTCAGCTTCCGAGGGGAAGATACTCGTTATTGTTTCACTGGCAATCTCTACAATGTCCTTCGCGAAAGGGGAATTCACACCTTCATTGATGACGACGAGCTCCAGAAAGGGGACCAAATCACGTCAGCACTTCAGGAAGCAATTGAGAAGTCCAAGATTTTCATCATCGTGCTCTCTGAAAACTACGCATCTTCCTCCTTTTGCTTAAACGAACTCACTCACATCCTTAACTTTACTAAGGGGAAGAATGATCTGTTGGTTTTGCCAGTTTTTTATATAGTGGATCCTTCAGATGTCCGACACCACAGAGGTAGTTTTGGAGAAGCACTGGCTAATCATGAAAAGAAGTTGAATTCTACTAACATGGAGAACCTTGAGACATGGAAGATCGCTCTGCACCAAGTTTCTAACATTTCTGGCTATCATTTCCAACATGATGG gGACAAATATGAATACAAGTTTATTAAGGAGATAGTTGAATTGGTGTCTAACAAGTTTAATCGTGATCTTTTACATGTTTCGGATGCCCTGGTTGGGCTAGAGTCACCGGTGCTAGAAGTAAAGTCACTTATGGATGTTGGATCTGATGATGTCGTCCAAATGGTGGGGATCCATGGACTTGGCGGAGTGGGTAAAACAACACTTGCTGTCGCAGTCTATAATTCCATTGCTGACCATTTTGAAGCCTCTTGCTTTCTTGAAAATGTGAGAGAAACTTCCAACAAAAAGGGATTACAACATCTCCAAAGCATCCTTCTTTCTAAAACAGTTGGAGAGAAGAAAATTAAGTTAACAAATTGGAGAGAAGGAATTCACATAATAAAGCGTAAGCTCAAGGAAAAGAAGGTTCTTTTGATTCTAGATGATGTTGACGAACAAAAACAGTTACAAGCAATTATTGGCAGCCCTGATTGGTTTGGTGGTGGAAGTAGAGTCATCATCACCACTCGAGATGAACATTTGTTAGCACTTCACAAtgttaaaataacatataaGGTGAGAGAGTTGAATGAGAAACATGCTCTTCAATTACTTAGTCAGAAGGCTTTTGAATTGGAAAAAGAAGTTGATCCAAGTTACCATGATATTTTGAATCGAGCGGTAGCTTATGCTTCAGGCCTTCCGTTGGCTTTAGAAGTGATAGGTTCCAACTTATTTGAAAAAAGTATAGAAGAATGGGAATCTGCTCTAAATGGATATGAAAGAATTCCTGATAAAAGCATCTATATGATACTTAAAGTAAGCTATGATGCTTTGAATGAAGATGAGAAAAGTATTTTTCTTGACATTGCTTGTTGCTTCAAAGATTATGAATTGGGAGAGCTCCAAGATATACTTTATGCTCATTATGGTCGTTGTATGAAATATCATATTGGGGTGTTGGTTAAAAAATCTCTCATAAACATTCATTGGTGGGGTAAGCTCATGAGATTACATGACTTGATAGAAGACATGGGTAAAGAAATTGTCCGAAGAGAATCACCAACAGAGCCTGGGAAACGTAGCAGGTTATGGTCCCATGAGGATATAAATCAAGTTTTACACGAAAATAAG AGGCTCGTGAATTTGACAAGTTTAATTTTGGACGAGTGTGATAGTTTAACAGAGATACCAGATGTA TCCTGTCTCTCAAAATTGGAAAAATTGTCATTTGCAAGGTGCCGGAATTTATTTACAATTCACCATTCAGTTGGTTTATTGGAAAAGCTTAAAATCTTGGATGCTGAAGGTTGCCGAGAGCTTAAGAGTTTTCCACCGTTGAAGTTAACCTCTCTTGAAAGGTTTGAACTTTCGTATTGTGTCAGTCTCGAGAGTTTTCCTGAAATATTAGGAAAGATGGAAAATATAACAGAACTTGGCTTGATTGATTGTCCCATAACAAAACTCCCACCTTCATTTCGAAATCTTACTCGGCTTCAAGTGTTATACCTGGGACAGGAAACTTACCGGTTAAGAGGCTTTGATGCTGCCACCTTCATTTCGAATATTTGCATGATGCCAGAACTGTTTCGGGTTGAAGCTGCCCAATTGCAATGGAGGCTGCCTGACGATGTTTTGAAATTGACCTCAGTCGCGTGTTCAAGCATTCAATTTCTTTGTTTCGCAAACTGCGACCTGGGAGATGAGCTTCTTCCGCTAATTTTCTCATGTTTTGTAAATGTGATCAATTTAGATCTATCATGGAGTAAATTCACAGTTATTCCCGAATGCATCAAAGAATGCCGCTTTTTAACTATCCTTACTTTGGATTTTTGCAATCATCTTCAAGAATTTAGAGGGATTCCTCCAAACTTGAAAAAATTCTCTGCAATAGGATGCCCAGCCTTGACTTCCTCAAGTATAAGCATGTTGCTGAATCAG GAACTGCACGAGGCTGGAGACACCAACTTTAGTTTGCCAAGAGTAGAGATTCCAGAGTGGTTTGAATGCCAGAGTCGGGGACCGTCAATTTTTTTCTGGTTCCGTAATGAATTCCCAGCCATAGCTGTTTGCGTTGTTAACTcagattttaagaaattttctaGTTATCTAGTTCCCAGCGTGATCATTAATGGACATGAATACAAACATAAACCTTTATGTAGCTACTTTTTCGACGGAAAACCTTGTACGGTTGTTTTTCGTCTTCAAATGAAAGATAATTTACATGAAACACTATTAGAGAAAGAATGGAACCGTGCAGAGATTGTGTGTGAAGATTCGTGTGACGAATACGGAATCCATGTATGGAAACAGCAAAGTAGCATGGGGGATATTCGATTCACTGAtccttttagaaaaagaaatatttgtaGTTCAGAGGTTGCGGTTGGGGAAAAAACAAAGATTAGTAGGCAGTGA
- the LOC100795233 gene encoding TMV resistance protein N isoform X1, with protein sequence METENSHKPLFKILMAVRSFSYDVFLSFRGEDTRYCFTGNLYNVLRERGIHTFIDDDELQKGDQITSALQEAIEKSKIFIIVLSENYASSSFCLNELTHILNFTKGKNDLLVLPVFYIVDPSDVRHHRGSFGEALANHEKKLNSTNMENLETWKIALHQVSNISGYHFQHDGDKYEYKFIKEIVELVSNKFNRDLLHVSDALVGLESPVLEVKSLMDVGSDDVVQMVGIHGLGGVGKTTLAVAVYNSIADHFEASCFLENVRETSNKKGLQHLQSILLSKTVGEKKIKLTNWREGIHIIKRKLKEKKVLLILDDVDEQKQLQAIIGSPDWFGGGSRVIITTRDEHLLALHNVKITYKVRELNEKHALQLLSQKAFELEKEVDPSYHDILNRAVAYASGLPLALEVIGSNLFEKSIEEWESALNGYERIPDKSIYMILKVSYDALNEDEKSIFLDIACCFKDYELGELQDILYAHYGRCMKYHIGVLVKKSLINIHWWGKLMRLHDLIEDMGKEIVRRESPTEPGKRSRLWSHEDINQVLHENKGTRKIEIICMNSSSFGEEVEWDGDAFKKMKNLKTLIIKSDCFSKGPKHLPNTLRVLEWWRCPSQDWPHNFNPKQLAICKLPDSSFTSLGLAPLFEKRLVNLTSLILDECDSLTEIPDVSCLSKLEKLSFARCRNLFTIHHSVGLLEKLKILDAEGCRELKSFPPLKLTSLERFELSYCVSLESFPEILGKMENITELGLIDCPITKLPPSFRNLTRLQVLYLGQETYRLRGFDAATFISNICMMPELFRVEAAQLQWRLPDDVLKLTSVACSSIQFLCFANCDLGDELLPLIFSCFVNVINLDLSWSKFTVIPECIKECRFLTILTLDFCNHLQEFRGIPPNLKKFSAIGCPALTSSSISMLLNQELHEAGDTNFSLPRVEIPEWFECQSRGPSIFFWFRNEFPAIAVCVVNSDFKKFSSYLVPSVIINGHEYKHKPLCSYFFDGKPCTVVFRLQMKDNLHETLLEKEWNRAEIVCEDSCDEYGIHVWKQQSSMGDIRFTDPFRKRNICSSEVAVGEKTKISRQ encoded by the exons ATGGAGACCGAAAACTCACACAAACCTTTATTCAAAATTCTGATGGCTGTGCGATCATTCTCTTACGATGTGTTCCTCAGCTTCCGAGGGGAAGATACTCGTTATTGTTTCACTGGCAATCTCTACAATGTCCTTCGCGAAAGGGGAATTCACACCTTCATTGATGACGACGAGCTCCAGAAAGGGGACCAAATCACGTCAGCACTTCAGGAAGCAATTGAGAAGTCCAAGATTTTCATCATCGTGCTCTCTGAAAACTACGCATCTTCCTCCTTTTGCTTAAACGAACTCACTCACATCCTTAACTTTACTAAGGGGAAGAATGATCTGTTGGTTTTGCCAGTTTTTTATATAGTGGATCCTTCAGATGTCCGACACCACAGAGGTAGTTTTGGAGAAGCACTGGCTAATCATGAAAAGAAGTTGAATTCTACTAACATGGAGAACCTTGAGACATGGAAGATCGCTCTGCACCAAGTTTCTAACATTTCTGGCTATCATTTCCAACATGATGG gGACAAATATGAATACAAGTTTATTAAGGAGATAGTTGAATTGGTGTCTAACAAGTTTAATCGTGATCTTTTACATGTTTCGGATGCCCTGGTTGGGCTAGAGTCACCGGTGCTAGAAGTAAAGTCACTTATGGATGTTGGATCTGATGATGTCGTCCAAATGGTGGGGATCCATGGACTTGGCGGAGTGGGTAAAACAACACTTGCTGTCGCAGTCTATAATTCCATTGCTGACCATTTTGAAGCCTCTTGCTTTCTTGAAAATGTGAGAGAAACTTCCAACAAAAAGGGATTACAACATCTCCAAAGCATCCTTCTTTCTAAAACAGTTGGAGAGAAGAAAATTAAGTTAACAAATTGGAGAGAAGGAATTCACATAATAAAGCGTAAGCTCAAGGAAAAGAAGGTTCTTTTGATTCTAGATGATGTTGACGAACAAAAACAGTTACAAGCAATTATTGGCAGCCCTGATTGGTTTGGTGGTGGAAGTAGAGTCATCATCACCACTCGAGATGAACATTTGTTAGCACTTCACAAtgttaaaataacatataaGGTGAGAGAGTTGAATGAGAAACATGCTCTTCAATTACTTAGTCAGAAGGCTTTTGAATTGGAAAAAGAAGTTGATCCAAGTTACCATGATATTTTGAATCGAGCGGTAGCTTATGCTTCAGGCCTTCCGTTGGCTTTAGAAGTGATAGGTTCCAACTTATTTGAAAAAAGTATAGAAGAATGGGAATCTGCTCTAAATGGATATGAAAGAATTCCTGATAAAAGCATCTATATGATACTTAAAGTAAGCTATGATGCTTTGAATGAAGATGAGAAAAGTATTTTTCTTGACATTGCTTGTTGCTTCAAAGATTATGAATTGGGAGAGCTCCAAGATATACTTTATGCTCATTATGGTCGTTGTATGAAATATCATATTGGGGTGTTGGTTAAAAAATCTCTCATAAACATTCATTGGTGGGGTAAGCTCATGAGATTACATGACTTGATAGAAGACATGGGTAAAGAAATTGTCCGAAGAGAATCACCAACAGAGCCTGGGAAACGTAGCAGGTTATGGTCCCATGAGGATATAAATCAAGTTTTACACGAAAATAAG GGGACTAGAAAGATTGAAATCATATGTATGAATTCTTCCTCATTTGGAGAAGAAGTAGAATGGGATGGAGATGCCTTCAAGAAGATGAAAAATCTCAAAACACTAATTATCAAGAGTGATTGTTTTTCCAAAGGTCCCAAACATCTTCCTAATACTTTAAGAGTATTGGAATGGTGGAGATGTCCTTCACAGGATTGGCCACATAATTTTAACCCAAAGCAACTTGCTATATGCAAGTTACCCGATAGTAGCTTTACATCACTCGGGTTGGCCCCATTATTTGAAAAG AGGCTCGTGAATTTGACAAGTTTAATTTTGGACGAGTGTGATAGTTTAACAGAGATACCAGATGTA TCCTGTCTCTCAAAATTGGAAAAATTGTCATTTGCAAGGTGCCGGAATTTATTTACAATTCACCATTCAGTTGGTTTATTGGAAAAGCTTAAAATCTTGGATGCTGAAGGTTGCCGAGAGCTTAAGAGTTTTCCACCGTTGAAGTTAACCTCTCTTGAAAGGTTTGAACTTTCGTATTGTGTCAGTCTCGAGAGTTTTCCTGAAATATTAGGAAAGATGGAAAATATAACAGAACTTGGCTTGATTGATTGTCCCATAACAAAACTCCCACCTTCATTTCGAAATCTTACTCGGCTTCAAGTGTTATACCTGGGACAGGAAACTTACCGGTTAAGAGGCTTTGATGCTGCCACCTTCATTTCGAATATTTGCATGATGCCAGAACTGTTTCGGGTTGAAGCTGCCCAATTGCAATGGAGGCTGCCTGACGATGTTTTGAAATTGACCTCAGTCGCGTGTTCAAGCATTCAATTTCTTTGTTTCGCAAACTGCGACCTGGGAGATGAGCTTCTTCCGCTAATTTTCTCATGTTTTGTAAATGTGATCAATTTAGATCTATCATGGAGTAAATTCACAGTTATTCCCGAATGCATCAAAGAATGCCGCTTTTTAACTATCCTTACTTTGGATTTTTGCAATCATCTTCAAGAATTTAGAGGGATTCCTCCAAACTTGAAAAAATTCTCTGCAATAGGATGCCCAGCCTTGACTTCCTCAAGTATAAGCATGTTGCTGAATCAG GAACTGCACGAGGCTGGAGACACCAACTTTAGTTTGCCAAGAGTAGAGATTCCAGAGTGGTTTGAATGCCAGAGTCGGGGACCGTCAATTTTTTTCTGGTTCCGTAATGAATTCCCAGCCATAGCTGTTTGCGTTGTTAACTcagattttaagaaattttctaGTTATCTAGTTCCCAGCGTGATCATTAATGGACATGAATACAAACATAAACCTTTATGTAGCTACTTTTTCGACGGAAAACCTTGTACGGTTGTTTTTCGTCTTCAAATGAAAGATAATTTACATGAAACACTATTAGAGAAAGAATGGAACCGTGCAGAGATTGTGTGTGAAGATTCGTGTGACGAATACGGAATCCATGTATGGAAACAGCAAAGTAGCATGGGGGATATTCGATTCACTGAtccttttagaaaaagaaatatttgtaGTTCAGAGGTTGCGGTTGGGGAAAAAACAAAGATTAGTAGGCAGTGA
- the LOC100795233 gene encoding TMV resistance protein N isoform X2 has translation MAVRSFSYDVFLSFRGEDTRYGFTGNLYNVLRERGIHTFIDDDELQKGDEITTALEEAIEKSKIFIIVLSENYASSSFCLNELTHILNFTEGKNDRLVLPVFYKVNPSIVRKHRGSYGEALANHEKKLNSNNMEKLETWKMALQQVSNISGHHFQHDGGKYEYKFIKEIVESVSSKFNRAFLHVPDVLVGLESPVLEVKSLLDIESDDVVHMVGIHGLAAVGKTTLAVAVYNSIADQFEASCFLANVRETSNKIGLEDLQSILLSKTVGEKKIKLTNWREGIPIIKHKLKQKKVLLILDDVDEHKQLQAIIGNPDWFGRGSRVIITTRDEHLLALHNVKITYKVKELNEKHALQLLTQKAFELEKEVDPSYHDILNRAVTYASGLPLALEVIGSNLFEKSIEEWESALNGYERIPDIKIYAILKVSYDALNEDEKSIFLDIACCFKDYELAEVQDILYAHYGRCMKYHIGVLVKKSLINIHRLHKVIRLHNLIEDMGKEIVRRESPTEPWKRSRLWFHDDINQVLQENKGTSKIEIICMNFSSFGEEVEWDGDAFKKMKNLKTLIIKSDCFSKGPKHLPNTLRVLEWWRCPSQDWPHNFNPKQLAICKLPDNSFTSLGLAPLFEKKFVNLTSLNLSMCDSLTEIPDVSCLSKLEKLSFARCRNLFTIHHSVGLLEKLKILDAEGCRELKSFPPLKLTSLERFELSYCVSLESFPEILGKMENITELGLIDCPITKLPPSFRNLTRLQVLYLGQETYRLRGFDAATFISNICMMPELFRVEAAQLQWRLPDDVLKLTSVACSSIQFLCFANCDLGDELLPLIFSCFVNVINLDLSWSKFTVIPECIKECRFLTILTLDFCNHLQEFRGIPPNLKKFSAIGCPALTSSSISMLLNQELHEAGDTNFSLPRVEIPEWFECQSRGPSIFFWFRNEFPAIAVCVVNSDFKKFSSYLVPSVIINGHEYKHKPLCSYFFDGKPCTVVFRLQMKDNLHETLLEKEWNRAEIVCEDSCDEYGIHVWKQQSSMGDIRFTDPFRKRNICSSEVAVGEKTKISRQ, from the exons ATGGCTGTGCGATCATTCTCTTATGATGTGTTCCTCAGCTTCCGAGGGGAAGATACTCGTTATGGTTTCACGGGCAATCTCTACAATGTCCTTCGGGAAAGGGGAATTCACACCTTCATTGATGACGACGAGCTCCAAAAAGGGGACGAAATCACCACAGCACTTGAGGAGGCAATTGAGAAGTCCAAGATTTTCATCATCGTGCTCTCTGAAAACTACGCATCTTCCTCCTTTTGCTTAAACGAACTAACTCACATCCTTAACTTTACTGAGGGAAAGAATGATCGGTTGGTTTTGCCAGTTTTTTATAAAGTGAATCCTTCAATTGTCCGAAAACACAGAGGTAGTTATGGAGAAGCACTGGCTAATCATGAAAAGAAGTTGAACTCTAATAACATGGAGAAGCTTGAGACCTGGAAGATGGCTCTGCAACAAGTTTCTAACATTTCTGGCCATCATTTCCAACATGATGG GGGCAAATATGAATACAAGTTTATAAAGGAGATAGTTGAATCGGTGTCTAGCAAGTTTAATCGTGCTTTTTTGCATGTTCCGGATGTCCTAGTTGGGCTAGAGTCACCTGTGCTAGAAGTAAAGTCGCTTCTGGACATTGAATCTGATGATGTTGTCCACATGGTGGGGATCCATGGACTCGCCGCAGTGGGTAAAACAACACTTGCTGTCGCAGTCTATAATTCCATTGCTGACCAATTTGAAGCTTCTTGTTTTCTTGCAAATGTGAGAGAAACATCCAATAAAATTGGGTTAGAAGATCTCCAAAGCATCCTTCTTTCTAAAACAGTTGGAGAGAAGAAAATTAAGTTAACAAATTGGAGAGAAGGAATTCCCATAATAAAGCATAAGCTCAAGCAAAAAAAGGTTCTTTTGATTCTAGATGATGTTGATGAACATAAACAGTTACAAGCGATTATTGGCAATCCTGATTGGTTTGGTCGTGGTAGTAGAGTCATTATCACAACTCGAGACGAACATTTGTTAGCGCTTCATAAtgttaaaataacatataaGGTGAAAGAGTTGAATGAGAAACATGCTCTTCAATTACTTACTCAGAAGGCTTTTGAGTTGGAAAAAGAAGTTGATCCAAGTTACCATGATATTTTGAATCGAGCGGTAACTTATGCTTCCGGCCTTCCATTAGCTTTAGAAGTAATAGGTTCCAACTTATTTGAAAAAAGTATAGAAGAATGGGAATCTGCTCTAAATGGATATGAAAGAATTCCTGATATAAAGATCTATGCAATACTTAAAGTAAGCTATGATGCTTTGAATGAAGATGAGAAAAGTATTTTTCTTGATATTGCTTGTTGCTTCAAAGATTATGAATTGGCAGAGGTCCAAGATATACTTTATGCTCATTATGGTCGTTGCATGAAATATCATATTGGGGTGTTGGTtaaaaaatctcttataaacATTCATCGGTTACATAAGGTCATCAGATTACATAACTTGATAGAAGACATGGGTAAAGAAATTGTCCGAAGAGAATCACCAACAGAGCCTTGGAAACGTAGTAGGTTATGGTTCCATGATGATATAAATCAAGTTTTACAAGAAAATAAG GGGACTAGTAAGATTGAAATCATATGTATGAATTTTTCCTCATTTGGAGAAGAAGTAGAATGGGATGGAGATGCCTTCAAGAAGATGAAAAATCTCAAAACACTTATTATCAAGAGTGATTGTTTTTCCAAAGGTCCCAAACATCTTCCTAATACTTTAAGAGTATTGGAATGGTGGAGATGTCCTTCACAGGATTGGCCACATAATTTTAACCCAAAGCAACTTGCTATATGCAAGTTGCCCGATAATAGCTTTACATCACTCGGGTTGGCCCCATTGTTTGAAAAG AAGTTCGTGAATTTGACAAGTTTAAATTTGAGCATGTGTGATAGTTTAACAGAGATACCAGATGTGTCCTGTCTCTCAAAATTGGAAAAATTGTCATTTGCAAGGTGCCGGAATTTATTTACAATTCACCATTCAGTTGGTTTATTGGAAAAGCTTAAAATCTTGGATGCTGAAGGTTGCCGAGAGCTTAAGAGTTTTCCACCGTTGAAGTTAACCTCTCTTGAAAGGTTTGAACTTTCGTATTGTGTCAGTCTCGAGAGTTTTCCTGAAATATTAGGAAAGATGGAAAATATAACAGAACTTGGCTTGATTGATTGTCCCATAACAAAACTCCCACCTTCATTTCGAAATCTTACTCGGCTTCAAGTGTTATACCTGGGACAGGAAACTTACCGGTTAAGAGGCTTTGATGCTGCCACCTTCATTTCGAATATTTGCATGATGCCAGAACTGTTTCGGGTTGAAGCTGCCCAATTGCAATGGAGGCTGCCTGACGATGTTTTGAAATTGACCTCAGTCGCGTGTTCAAGCATTCAATTTCTTTGTTTCGCAAACTGCGACCTGGGAGATGAGCTTCTTCCGCTAATTTTCTCATGTTTTGTAAATGTGATCAATTTAGATCTATCATGGAGTAAATTCACAGTTATTCCCGAATGCATCAAAGAATGCCGCTTTTTAACTATCCTTACTTTGGATTTTTGCAATCATCTTCAAGAATTTAGAGGGATTCCTCCAAACTTGAAAAAATTCTCTGCAATAGGATGCCCAGCCTTGACTTCCTCAAGTATAAGCATGTTGCTGAATCAG GAACTGCACGAGGCTGGAGACACCAACTTTAGTTTGCCAAGAGTAGAGATTCCAGAGTGGTTTGAATGCCAGAGTCGGGGACCGTCAATTTTTTTCTGGTTCCGTAATGAATTCCCAGCCATAGCTGTTTGCGTTGTTAACTcagattttaagaaattttctaGTTATCTAGTTCCCAGCGTGATCATTAATGGACATGAATACAAACATAAACCTTTATGTAGCTACTTTTTCGACGGAAAACCTTGTACGGTTGTTTTTCGTCTTCAAATGAAAGATAATTTACATGAAACACTATTAGAGAAAGAATGGAACCGTGCAGAGATTGTGTGTGAAGATTCGTGTGACGAATACGGAATCCATGTATGGAAACAGCAAAGTAGCATGGGGGATATTCGATTCACTGAtccttttagaaaaagaaatatttgtaGTTCAGAGGTTGCGGTTGGGGAAAAAACAAAGATTAGTAGGCAGTGA